A region from the Sutcliffiella horikoshii genome encodes:
- a CDS encoding response regulator transcription factor has protein sequence MKNAFCVLVVDDEADMREMLGMYLHKENYQVLHAENGGEALDMLYDQAVDLIILDVMMPVMDGFTACKKIREKYMMPILMLTAKSDEWDKVRGLKLGADDYVMKPFSPKELLARVEALLRRSNQAFFDVVSHAEITIQKNARQVLVGGERVNLARREYDLLLFLMEHEGKVFSREQLHDVIWGLDAEKSSYRTVDTHIKTLRFKLKDEGAKIKTVWGIGYKFEGEEA, from the coding sequence ATGAAAAACGCCTTTTGTGTATTAGTGGTGGATGATGAAGCGGATATGCGCGAAATGCTTGGCATGTATCTTCACAAGGAAAACTATCAAGTCCTCCATGCGGAAAACGGAGGGGAAGCGCTGGATATGCTCTATGACCAAGCGGTGGACCTGATTATCCTCGATGTGATGATGCCAGTCATGGATGGCTTTACTGCTTGCAAAAAAATCCGTGAAAAATATATGATGCCGATTCTGATGCTCACAGCCAAAAGTGATGAATGGGATAAAGTGAGAGGTTTGAAGCTAGGGGCGGATGATTATGTAATGAAACCATTTAGCCCCAAGGAACTTTTGGCCAGGGTGGAGGCATTGCTTCGCCGATCCAATCAAGCATTCTTTGATGTGGTCTCGCACGCTGAGATAACGATTCAGAAAAACGCTCGGCAAGTGCTGGTTGGAGGGGAACGGGTGAACCTTGCACGAAGAGAATATGATCTTTTACTTTTTTTAATGGAACATGAAGGGAAAGTATTTTCAAGAGAACAGCTACATGATGTCATTTGGGGGCTGGATGCGGAAAAGAGTTCATACCGCACCGTAGACACTCACATAAAGACATTGCGATTCAAGCTGAAGGATGAAGGTGCCAAAATAAAAACGGTATGGGGCATCGGTTATAAATTTGAAGGTGAGGAAGCATGA
- a CDS encoding sensor histidine kinase, with product MKPLSIRNKIWLTIISVSVLTIILVVVVSYYLYQTLYIEKQTETLLKQGQALEQSYYENNPENFSRKLDWLEDSSDTFFIFTDDPMLLASGAPFDSFAEENLITFSERQDLLKGKTLTFTKYHTGLNQEINAVVIPLSVEDRLEAVIFLYIPLTAIAEAFEPIRNFLIGGVFLVIILLILVGTKMTNRIVQPIKQMEKVAKDIAQGDFSKRLSIKGEDEIASLGRSINTMSSNLDEVDRNRREFLGNVSHELRTPISYLKGYSEALDEGIIPTEKFAETVKKETDRMERLVHDLLDLAQLEGDSYPMNKEPVILAELVKEVLDRFRLKLDDKSLVTEVQLDEGVVVNGDYGRLDQVMENLLSNAIKFSATNRKIRILVREGKEMGVLKIEDEGVGIPEEDVPYIFERFYRVEKARTRTSGGTGLGLSIVQQIINKHEGRIHVDSKRGIGTVVTVELPLFDFQ from the coding sequence ATGAAGCCATTATCTATTCGCAACAAAATTTGGCTTACCATCATTTCTGTTTCCGTTTTGACCATTATTTTGGTGGTGGTCGTGTCCTATTACCTGTATCAAACATTGTATATCGAAAAACAGACAGAAACTCTTTTAAAACAAGGACAAGCCTTGGAGCAATCCTACTATGAAAATAATCCGGAGAATTTCTCAAGGAAATTAGACTGGTTGGAAGATAGTTCGGATACCTTTTTCATTTTTACGGATGACCCGATGCTATTGGCAAGTGGTGCACCTTTTGACTCTTTTGCAGAAGAAAATCTAATCACTTTTTCCGAAAGACAGGACTTACTGAAAGGGAAAACGCTGACCTTCACGAAATACCATACCGGACTGAACCAAGAAATCAATGCGGTTGTCATTCCATTAAGTGTGGAAGATAGGTTGGAAGCAGTCATTTTTCTATATATTCCTTTAACAGCCATTGCGGAGGCATTTGAGCCAATCAGAAACTTTCTGATTGGTGGAGTTTTCCTAGTGATTATTCTTCTGATTTTAGTTGGAACGAAAATGACAAACAGGATTGTACAACCAATTAAGCAGATGGAGAAAGTGGCAAAAGACATTGCCCAAGGGGATTTTTCGAAAAGGTTATCCATAAAAGGCGAGGATGAAATTGCAAGCCTTGGTAGATCCATCAATACCATGTCATCCAATCTTGATGAAGTCGACAGGAACAGACGAGAATTTCTGGGCAATGTATCCCACGAATTAAGGACACCGATCAGCTATCTAAAAGGGTACAGTGAAGCGTTGGATGAAGGAATCATTCCAACAGAAAAATTTGCAGAAACGGTCAAGAAAGAAACGGATAGAATGGAACGTCTTGTTCATGATCTTTTGGATCTTGCTCAGCTAGAGGGTGACTCGTATCCGATGAACAAGGAACCGGTCATACTGGCGGAACTGGTAAAAGAAGTGCTGGACCGCTTTCGCTTAAAGCTGGATGACAAGAGTCTTGTAACGGAGGTCCAACTTGATGAAGGGGTCGTCGTGAATGGGGATTATGGGAGACTTGATCAAGTCATGGAAAACCTTTTGAGCAATGCTATCAAATTTTCCGCTACTAACAGGAAAATAAGAATTCTTGTCAGAGAGGGAAAAGAGATGGGTGTCTTGAAAATTGAGGATGAAGGAGTAGGTATTCCAGAAGAGGATGTTCCCTATATTTTTGAAAGGTTTTACCGAGTCGAAAAAGCCAGGACTAGAACAAGCGGTGGAACCGGCCTTGGACTTTCCATTGTCCAGCAGATTATAAATAAGCATGAAGGCAGGATTCATGTCGATTCTAAGCGTGGAATAGGAACAGTAGTGACAGTGGAATTACCGTTGTTTGATTTTCAATAA